The Solanum lycopersicum chromosome 8, SLM_r2.1 DNA segment ATTGTCAACGTTGAGGAAACTAAAGTTTGACCTCGGGAAACTAGAGCAGAACCAGGTAAACGTGAAAGCTTTTGATGGGGTTCAAAGAGACACATTGGGGGCAATGaatttgacccttcaaatgggcccCGCAGAGTTCAGTGTGCAATTCCAAGTATTGGACATAGACACCAGTTACTACCTTCTTGTGGGAAGGCcttttatacatatggctgGAGTCGTCCCCTCTACTCTCCATCAAATGATGAAGCTTGTGTGGAAGAATGAAGAGTTGGTTATTCACGGCGATGGGAGTAACTCGGGCAAGCAGGTGCCAACCATTAATGAGATACCGCGAGGTACAGACTTTTACACAGTGGAGCGGTGAATGCCACCAATGAAGATTTGGCCCCACAGACCCCCATGCCAGCCGTATACAAAATGATAGCCACTGTGATGCTGCAGAATGGTTTCGAGCCTGGTTTTGGATTGGGAATAGATTCCAAGGAATTATTGAGCCTATTCCGGACCTCGTTAAGGGATCCAaatatggtttggggtacatgatacgctcaaacttacttctcaaataagaagtaaagcggtcgtgtcaagtaagtaacccaactagtgaggttgggatcgttcccacgaggaaaatagcctagacttaacttcaacctgttattactattgtttggtcaatgacttccttggaaagtaaaaacaataaaggggggtttctatttctaaatgagtgaaaataaataacgaacttgaaagagacacttaacagctttgacagttggattttaatcaattaatcaaagtaactagggtatacgtgttccccacaggttcataacttgataattctaacaataataattctttcctagtatcttgcatgcaaagtgataagttttgtatttctaaatccttggtccggcatccaaaaaatctcactccgcaccttggtccggctacgtgtgttgctatcctaacccttatccttacctcatatcaAGCATCTTATTctatatttgactaaattattacctcgtaccaatcaatactagcctattagatagtatacactaaatctatgttaataattcttttccaattatctacctccttggtccgacaagtagcattaaggcaagttctaacgttggccatccgttaaaaagttttctaagcgaaagaattattaatacctgcaagacactaatctagaattgttattttagttagggtttatctcattatttgcctatggttcccacaaccctagttataaagtttagttactcatagccataaacacaatattcaaagatagtagataagaattcatgtacttacttcaatgagaaagattaaaatccaaaagtttgcttgattaatatccaaaaatcacttgcaagaatctcaaaatccaacactaatacacaaagtctaaaaatctgatgtctaatctcatagagtctaacaatacggagtctaataatctaagagtctaactatatggtgtctaacctcaaaaacgaggtttttcgaactatttataaaaaaacaaaaacctaatttaacaaggattctaattgctggaaatctgccgaAACGCGgatgggtcgacggacctcgcgacggaccgtcgtggtcaagatggactgtcatggactccgtcgtcccatacttgtgaaatttcttctgctgctctcttcattcccctcgatggcaagtatgacggaccgtcataggcacaacggtccgtcgagggtcttcgttccaaaatacttcaactcttggaatttgggtactgggattagttctctgaacttcatgacgaacctgcatgacggaccgtcatagacatgacggaccatcacaagcttcgtaatcccacacttggtcagacttcctcaccttccttcagcagctgcactatgcttccacctacggaccgtcacaagcacgacggaccgtcataaactccgtaggtggtctcttctgcatttcttcgctcaaaatctgtgcattcagctttggacagatttcctataaaacaaagagaaacttataaaaaaattagcacaaaaatgGTATATCAGTACATCCCCATAGATGACgacatgaagatgaagaagaaaaaggatcaAGAGTTTGCTAAGCCGATCTCGCATCTGTATCAATACTTTTTGATCCAAGAGTATGCCGAACATGAAGACTttagggaaggaatctgtgacctCTTCGAGGATATCAATGTTGTTGTCAAGGAGGAGGTTGAGCTAGCTGGTATTCGTGATATTGAACCAGGGAAAGTGCTGCAGAACAGGACCTCCACGCGATCTTGATACCCCAAACTCTTCGGTAGAAAGGcatcattttatgcattaaAATTGGTGGTTGTCTGGAAGAGGtccgagacccaccattttgcattttcttaattgttcaaatttttgaattttcatcgTGATGTTCAAAAAGGCAACATGGCCCCCATGCCATGGCCAAAGTTTGCATTTTTAGTTTAAGTGAAAGCCTCAttgtttttaactttgtttattCAATTGTTTGTTATGCcttactttcctaattttgtatgtatatgattTTAGTAACATAAGTTACAGacctgccaatgtcatgtcattaCACGAgctaaatgaacaaaatgaggtAGATGACAATGAGGCTAAAAATCatgaagaagaaagtagggaaCCAGATTATGTCGCTGAAGAATTTCGGCTGTTCGAAAATCATCATAAACCAAATCTAGAGGAAACGGAAACGGTGAATTTGGAGATTCAAAATGTGTTAAAGAAGTTAAGATCAGCACCCACCTAAATGAATCTTAGAAAGAAGACCTAGTCCATTTGCTTGCTGAATATAGTGATGTGTTTGTTTGGAAAGTCGGTGACATGCAAGGGTTGAGTACCGATGTCGTCTCCCATAAGCTATCGACCAACCCGGGGTTCGATTCGGTAaagcaaaaaactcaaaaattcaagCCTGAACTAAGTTTGAAGATTAAGGAAGAGATCACCAAGCAAATAGAGTCCCGATTAGTGGAAGTAACACAATATCCAACCTGGTTGGCCAACGTTGTTTCGGTCGCCAAGAAAGACGGGAAAATTAGAATTTGTGTTGATTATAGAGATCTCAACAaagctagtccaaaggataattttccgttgccaaatattcatattttgattgacaACTGTGCAAATATGAGATGCAGTCATTGGTGGATTGTTACGCAGGCTAGCACCAAATTTTGATGGATGAAAAAGACGCGGAAAAAATGGCTTTCATTAcaccttggggtgtatatcaCTACAAGGTGATGCCTTTCGGCCTCAAGAACGTCGTACCACCTACATGAGGTCCATAACGACTATTTTCCATGTCATGATTCATAAGGAGATTGAAGTGTACGTGGACGACTTCATAATTGAATCCCGTGAGAGTTCGAATCACTTGACACATCTGagaaaattctttgaacgtttgCGTTGTTACAACTTGAAGTTGAATCCTGCCAAATGTGCTTTTGGAGTTCAAACTAGgaagttgttgggatttatagtcagcagaagggGTATTGAGCTTTACCCCTCCAAgattaaagcaattcaagagttacctccgccAAGGAcaagaaaagaggtgatgagtttcttacgGAGGTTAAACTACATCAATCGATTTATAGCACAATCAATAATAGTGTGTGAGCCTATTTTAAAGTTGCAGAAGTAAGACGCCCCGGCTAAGTGGACTGAGGAGTGTCAGACTGCTTTTGATGCTATCAAGAACTACTTGTCCAACCCaccagtattggttcctccacgagaagggagtcctttgttgtTGTACTTGTCTGTTTTAGATAGCACATTTGGATGCGTACTTGGTCAACCCGATGAGACAGGAAAGAAGGAAAAGGCTATCTACTATATAAGCAAGAAATCTACTCCGTACGAGTCTCGTTACACTTTGTTGGAGAGAACGTGTTGTTCTTTGACTTGACTTGCTCAGAAATTGAGACACTATTTGTCTTCCTATACTACATACCTCATTTCCAGAATGGAtccattgaagtatattttccaaAAAGCGATGCCGACCGAAAAGTTGGCTAAATGGAAAAtgttgttgagtgagtttgatattgtgtatgtgactcagaaggcaataaaGGCAC contains these protein-coding regions:
- the LOC138337809 gene encoding uncharacterized protein encodes the protein MSLHELNEQNEVDDNEAKNHEEESREPDYVAEEFRLFENHHKPNLEETETKEDLVHLLAEYSDVFVWKVGDMQGLSTDVVSHKLSTNPGFDSVKQKTQKFKPELSLKIKEEITKQIESRLVEVTQYPTWLANVVSVAKKDGKIRICVDYRDLNKASPKDNFPLPNIHILIDNCANMRCSHWWIVTQASTKF